GTGCTGTAGTAATTGATAAAGGTGTTGAACCCTTCGTCCATCCATGCGTAACGGCGCTCGTTAGAGCCCACGATCATAGGGAACCAGTTATGGCCAAATTCATGGTCGGTCACGTCCCATAGGCTGGCGCCTGTAGCTCCCGCTTCACAGAACGAAAGCCCCGGATATTCCATACCGCCTGCATTAGATGCAACGTTCACGGCGTTAGGGTAAGGGAATTCAAACCACATTTTTGAGTAATGCTCTATAGCGGCTTTGGTATATTCGGTAGAGCGGCCCCATGCATTGGTGCCTTTTACCTCGGTATTATAAGCAGATTGCGCCATACCTTTTCTTCCGCTCGGGAAGTTGATGCGAGCCGCATCCCACACAAAAGCTTTTGAGGTTGCAAACGCCACGTCGCGTGTATTGGTCATTTTAAAATGCCATGTTGCCTTGCCGCTTTGCATTGGCCTGGTAACGCTGGTGTTGCCCACTTCTTCGGGAGTGATAAGGTAAACAGTTTTATCGCTTTGTTTTGCGTGTTCCCAGCGGGACTGCTGCTGTTTGGTAAGGACTTCTTTGGCATTTACCAATTCGCCCGAACCCACAACAATATGGTCATAAGGCACAGTGATCTTGTAATCGAAGTTGCCATATTCTACATAGAATTCGCCTGCACCAAGGTAAGGTTCTGTATTCCAGCCTACCACATCGTCATACACTGCTGCTCTTGGGTACCATTGCGCTAATGAGTAAATTGTACCTTTAGGAGTATTCAACTGGCCCATACGGTCCATACCCGCCTTCGGTATCTTGAACTCAAAGTTCATGGTAACGGTAGCCTTTGCTTTCGGTTTAAGCGGTTCGTTAAAGAAAACCTGCATCCTTGTGTCGGAAATAAGGTATTTATTCGATGCATCGCCTTTCGTTTTGGAGCTAAGGTTGGTTATGGTAAGCCCTCCATCCGTATCGCCCGAATAGCGGTTGCCGGCAAGGGGAGTGGTGAGCGTTCCGCGGGAATCCGGTGTAAAGCGGTTCTGCTCTACGTACATCCATATATAATCAAGGCTTTGCGGGCTGTTGTTATGGTAGGTCATCGTCATTTTGCCCTTCAGGATGTTGGTTTTGTCATCCAGTTCGGCTTCAATAACATAGTCGGCATTGTTCTGCCAGTAATGGGGGCCCGGCACACCCGATGCTGCACGGTATTCGTTGCCCCTGCGGTACATGACATCGTCAAATTCCGACTGGTTGTTCTTTGTCACTGCTTCCTGTG
Above is a genomic segment from Flavobacterium album containing:
- a CDS encoding M1 family metallopeptidase, whose product is MRIPKLLLLLSLTGLTSFAQEAVTKNNQSEFDDVMYRRGNEYRAASGVPGPHYWQNNADYVIEAELDDKTNILKGKMTMTYHNNSPQSLDYIWMYVEQNRFTPDSRGTLTTPLAGNRYSGDTDGGLTITNLSSKTKGDASNKYLISDTRMQVFFNEPLKPKAKATVTMNFEFKIPKAGMDRMGQLNTPKGTIYSLAQWYPRAAVYDDVVGWNTEPYLGAGEFYVEYGNFDYKITVPYDHIVVGSGELVNAKEVLTKQQQSRWEHAKQSDKTVYLITPEEVGNTSVTRPMQSGKATWHFKMTNTRDVAFATSKAFVWDAARINFPSGRKGMAQSAYNTEVKGTNAWGRSTEYTKAAIEHYSKMWFEFPYPNAVNVASNAGGMEYPGLSFCEAGATGASLWDVTDHEFGHNWFPMIVGSNERRYAWMDEGFNTFINYYSTLAFNNGEYPTDIAKAQNRVHWFKWKSRESISTYPDIAKNMNLGYTAYYKPATGLIMLREYILGHDRFDYAFRSYIKNWSFKHPQPTDFFNAMDNAAGENLNWFWRGWFVENGNIDLGILDVTQDTGSAIIKFVNKGDFPMPVVFKITYDDDTIEMRTLPVEAWMRQNEWKYLVKSDKKLKSVEIDPQRFIPDIDLKDNKWVKE